The genomic interval CTGTTTTGATCTCTTAGGAGAGGAAACATCACCCCAACACTAACTTGATctattttcagtcttttttttaacatgaatcAATATGATGTCATTTTAAGTCCACTGGAGTCAGGGTGAGTAGCCTGAAGCAGCACTGATCTCCAGTCCGACTTGCTTCCAAAGACTGTGACCGGCCTGGTGAACTCATGCTGGTTAGAAACGAGGCTCCACCCGGGCAGCTCTCCTGGACAGGGGGAAGACTTGTGTTCCCCTTCAGCACCATCCTCTCATGAGTCGTCCAAAGTTAGAGACCGAAAGCCCAActttccaaaaacacaaactcctCTCTCCACTTtcaacctcttcttcttcagacaCAGACCTGGGTTAGAAGCTCGCAGTTGCTGGAGTTGCTTGGACTCCATATGCATCGTCCTCCTgtccgtcctcctcctcctcctctaggCGTCTTGACACGGGACCAGAGAATGTGAAACCCCGCATATCCTCTGCTTCCCTTCCACAGCCATACCCAGTCCAAAGTCTCCCCACAGTTCACTCACATGTCTCTGCAGCTTCCAGGGGCATGAAATCCTGAAGGTAACCGGGGAAGGGGCCGTTATTCCCGGGGATCAAAGCCGAGCTGCGCGCTCCCGCTGCAGTATGAGGAAGCGGGGAGGGTGTGGTCGGAGCGGATCGGCTGCTGGACTCTGTAAAGTTCTAGGATCAGACCTGAGTCTAACTCCCCGCAGGTCCGTGGATTATCTGCTATCTCATGTTAGAGACGTCGCGGAAGAGGAATCAGTTCTCCAGTAAGAAGAGTCCTCGTACTTTCTGACTGCTCTTACTTTCAGGGCTGGCTCTGGTCTGCCATGAGACTCCTATGAGAAGTGAGCCAGCCAACTGTGAAGCACGCAGCAAGAAGACCGGAAGTTacaatctacaaaataaaagctgagtTAAGTTTAAAGAGAGTGACATCTTGAATGTAGAGCCACAGCTACAACTGAGGTTACACAGAATATTTTACACATCCTTTGTACTTttcctgtatgtttttttaataggaAACTGCAGTACAGAAGGAGAGGTGGGGTAGAGTTTGTACAAAGTTAAACATTGGgtagctattattattattattattattattattattattattattattattattattatcatcattattatcattattattattagtagtagtagtattatgataattatgataataataataataataataataataataataataataataataataatatgatttgtactgttgttgttgttgttgatgttgttgttattatgattattattattattattattattattactaatattattattattgttaatattatttaaataaGAGTTACTATTactgttactattattataattattataattattattattattaatattactattattgatagtattattgttgttattattatgatcagtattattattattaatattatttgtattattattattattattgttattattaataatattctattaataataattcctattactgtcattattatcattattgttattgttttttattattgtcaatATTAATTCTATTTATAGTAGTATCACtataattattgttgtttttattattcacattattattcatattattattatttgtattattgttttttgttgttgtttttattgttattattattgttgttgttgttgctgttattattattatgatcagtattattattattattattattttattattattattgttattattgatattataaTAGCAATAATTACTAATACAGttactattattaatattattattattattattattattattgttgttgtttattattagtaatgtcatttttatttatattagcatcattataattattgttgtttttattagtaatattgttattaatgttattattgttttttgttgttcttttaattattaatattaatattcatatatatatatattaatatgcAGCAAAGGGCCGTGGCCAGGATCCAAACCTCAACCACTGctatgaggactacagcctctgaaAATGGGGCATGCGCCTAAATTCGCCAAGGCTAACTCTGGATACCTGTTATTTGCTGATATGTTTTCAGTGTCCATCCCCATTTGGATTATCCGGGATGAAGCCATAACCCccagtcttgagaaatgaagccaatgcagatgtGTGAAATGTGCTTAAGTATCCACTTGagttgagactggctgcagaagccccagaaaccaaatacacactcaTTAAAAAAAGCTAAGCTATAAAGCataatataaacatgtttacagcctggtgagAATAACAGTTCAGTCTGACATGCTAGATTCTCTcagcacactgtacagggtgattttttttcatagttttgaagAAGTAAGAATTAAGAGTTTTGCattactgacttgactgactgcTCTTCATGAGGAGGCTAAAAGCtgctcaactccacctctttgccccCTGTTAGGTTGTCTGAAAGTTTGGTTGAGTCAGCACTTTCAATATGTCGACTGCCTTTGACGGGCTTAAAACTCCACTTCTAAAAACAATTGGTCACGTCACACAACCCTTGTGCTCTCCATTCTGTTTTAGATGTGTGGATATAAGATTCAGCATGTTTCTCCTTACTTTGAATTCATTCAAGGTCTGTACCTGGCCATTCATTTGCACTTTccaatttttttaaagtgctagGACATTTCTGGGATGAGCAGCATTTTATGAGAAGTTATTGAGTACAGCAGTGTGAAGTACAACAGTCCAAAGTACAATGAAAATGAAGGTCTATAGAATGGAAAATGTAACATAACGCACAGTTTATTCACCAAATTGAACAAACACACTTTTGCTGtattaaccaagcggcaacctccggtctaaaaatatgagtccaatgcggaagtgttaaaagctgcagttcatcgaggatccgcttgaggctggctcctgaagtaccggaagtcacatacacatgaagcattaataaacatgtttacagcctggtacaaaagatgagtgtagtctgaatagctcatttctagatgtcctctcactgtgaggggggtgaatttttttctaattcggtaatttcgaagatattgagattaccagtcttccaatgagaggcacagctgcctgcaggaacactgcagctgttggctaggaggctcaaagcccgcctctttacgtcacactggctcaacagaagcaatatggctgccacagccgattggtctcaaaacagctcttcagaaacagatgggtgacgtcacggatcctacgtccatattttttacagtctatggtattaacACATCTTTCCTAAAATGCCAGGGAGGGCAAAAATATGTGTCTAATGCGgaattgttaaaaactgcagttcattgaggatccgcttgaggctggctccggaaatactggaaatcacatacacacccagtcaaagaagacaatctttacagcagaaataaacatgtttacagcctggttcaaaaaaccagtgtagtctggatagctcatttctcgatccccacacactgtacgtgatgatttgttttccaacacggcaatttcaaagatattgagattatgagtcttccaatgagaggcacagctgacttgattgacaggtgggaacactgtagctgttggccaggaggctcaaagcccgcctctttacgtcacaattgctcgacagcagcaatatggctgccgatgacgactggcctcaaagcagcgcttcagaaacagatgggtgacgtcacggatactacgtccatatttatacagtctatgagactGGTAGACATTGCTCTGTTATTTCAGCTGCCTCACCAACTGGGAAGTCTTCACATAATGATAAGCAATCTTGGAAAACTTGGACGAGTATTTGTGAATATGTGTGAACGTATGGGATTATGCAACATTGGGTATTTTTTAGGGTGGGCTGTCTGAATTCTACGGTGGCcatgaagtgcaaatcacaacggcaaatcagaaaacactacggcaaatcataTTTGGAAAACATGTCAACCATGTCCTTCCTATCAGCCACAAGTCATGTCCCCCaagggtacctacttcttctggtttggttaatgtcgtagagttttctgaattgctgtagtgttttctgatttgtggttgtgatttgcacttcagggccaccgtagatatTATTTTGTAGAAACATGAGAGCCGTTTCTGGCCGCTGCTCATCACTAAAAGCTTTATTTTGACAGCTTCGCCGGATCTAGTATCGTAAATTCTGCCACAGCTTGACGTTTCCAACCCATGCCTCAACGTCTCACACACCGTTGAGCTACCGGTGTGATCTCTATGCAAAATCCCACTGTCACATTTGTTCCAGTAATCCGGCAATCACAAAAAGACAAGgattaaagaaaaggaaaaaggtgTTGTTGATGGACTTGTGAACTGATCACCTGCTACAAGAACAAGATACAGGTCTGGCAGAGTTGTTGCATTTTCCGAGTGCTGCCTTATTTTCCGATCAAACAGAGAGCAAAGTGAAAGTCTACAAAGTCACATGTCTGCGTCATTAAAGATCAGGAGAGCAGGACTGATAACGTGTTGAGAAGctttaaagaaaggaaagagaggcTGTCATATTTAAAGTCACATAAGTTTGCCTCATGTTTATGATTATATTTGTTGAATTatggattttatttgtttggttCTTTCTCAGTCTCATAGTCACACATGACAGTGAGGCAGTACACCTTCTCCTCGATCTGTAGTCCCTGTCATCCGCCTGAAATATGAAACCTGTAACAGTTGGAAATAATGACGTCACAGTTGTTGATGCGGAGATGGACAAAAACCAATCCGAAACGTTGGTAGGAGGTGCTAGGAGCACAGGGAACCAATCACATGTGGGTATGGGCGGGGCTTTGGTGTCCTACCGTATTTAAGGAAATACTGAGGTGAAAGAAGTCTCGTGTGACGGAGTGAGCTCAGACACTGAGACCTTGATGAGCGACAGAAAGTTACATACAGAATACaaagttatatatgaatatCAAAATCATCTCGTGTGAAGACAGGTCATCAAAAtctgaacatttacattttgaacagTTCTGTCACAGCTGTTTCAGGGGACATGCTGCCCCCTACAGGACATAGGGGAATTTCAGACAAACCTGATTTCTCATATTAGAAGGTCAGATTAAAGTCAGCTTCAATTCTTCATACATGAGTTTATGTTGTTGTCTTGGTTCAAAATCAatacaacacattttgacagaaTAATGTTAGTGTTGAACCACGATTTTTGTCACATTCATTTTGCCACATTAAACACAATACAGTCTGTAAGTAAATGCAACTAACTTTTCACCTTAACCCAGGTCATTGACCTCAGACATTTCTTACATCATCCACAAAACAGCAACTAACATTGcaatatgaaataaatacatatatatctatatatacatataggcctacttacatatatatatatatatcatctatctatctatctatctatctatctatctatctatctatctatctatctatctatctatctatctatctatctatctatctatctatctatatatatatctatatatagatatatagatatatatattagATTTGTTTTTTACTCATGCTCTTCGGTTAAACGAACAAGTGGGTAGAGGTAGCATCGACAAAGTTATGCTTAGACTGATTTTGATTTTATCAGCAAATTAAAACCGGTGATGTATCATAGTGTAAAGATGTAGTcattttttggttaagtaaaaGTAGTCAAAGCGATTTGTAGTGGGAACTATACGGGCCTGGGTCCGAACCACCCTGTGtgcgtgttgttgtttttttttctgtggctgTTGCTTGAAGTGATTTTTGTTCTGACTGAACACCGAGACGTCTTATCAATTTACTAACTTTGTGTGCAATATAACGCTGTTTGGTTCTGAGTCGAGAAGGCCGTATATAAACAGTATTTCTACAGTCTTTGATAAACAGTGGTGAGTCGACGTGTTTGTAGTCGGCAGGATGcgctttgagtgtgtgtgcgtgactcAGGTGCGTTGTGTGCACGAGTTCTGATTCTTCTGTTGCCTCGGCTCTACCTGCTCCAAAGTGTTAAACTCTGCAGTCTAAAGTCCATGATGAGCATCAATGACTGGAGCAGTGACTTCAGGCCAGATGAACAATTCTAAATAGAATCACTCCAGACGGCTGTTGCTAATcgtagttaaagctgctgtgaggaacttttgttttgtatcgattctggcgcccccttgtggacaaagcgatacctcttatctcgtgtcctgtacatgcaaaactagtgttttcaacaaaaatctcatcctgttgtcttttaaccgTGAACTTTATCAGgcattgtgattattttccatgaaaacagtcaaataaaggctgtttctgaagcaagatgtccatcatctggtctgacacctaccccctcagggtggtttcaggcattaaaaatgacaacagagaaggtgtcagtgttgctgctgatggtcttgtttgctattgaaggtcataaagaggcatctgtatcattttcagtctgtttctcagccagttaaaaactcctcatagtgcctttaagctacttcaataaaaaaacttttaatttcCGAAATaacttttcacaataaaagtcccctcATGTTACGTAGTCCAACAAACTTTACTTTGAATggctataacaggaagcagcatgttgtgaGGTGTAGTAGCCTGACACTCTGAATAAACTACTTGTAGATGTGTAAATTATATtaacaggggaggaggagaggacaggaaagtcAGATAATACAAATTTAGTAAGAAGCTACAAAGTCCTGAGTTCTAAACAGATAGAGGATTATAAAATCCCCTGTCTGTGATCTCGGGCTCAGACATGAGTTGAGTGGTGCATTGTAGACTTGTTTGATGGGGGTCATAGTGaaataacatattttcacatgtGTGATCATTTTGTAATACTGCAAATTATCATTACCTCAAAAATCAATAATagaaaagagaaatgtaaatattttcacCCACAGAAAAAGCTTGGGAACCACTGTTTTAGGTCATTTACAACATCGTACAGGGGAATTATAGAAAAAGCTTGGGAACCACTGTTTTAGGTCATTTACAACATCGTACAGGGGAATTATAGCgttgtggagaaaaaaaaggcctaattttttaagatatttagtATTGATTAAGCAAATCATATCTGAAAGTTTTGATGTAATCTTATCCAATTGGTTTTTCTTAAAGGCTGAAGTGGAAACTGAGAAGTGCACATCAGGAATCAAGATTATCTTAATGTGAAACATTAGATATTTAAAGATGATTATTTATGGGTGCttcttattttgtcttttactACAGTCTTAGATATATGGATTGGaaatctacattttttaaatagttcCCACTAAGTCTTAAgaattattttttgtaatatCATTTCTTGATAGATATCATTACTCTGACAGTAACTGCCATTACACACAGCACTAGTGTGTGCATCTTCCCAAGTTTGTGTGCAGGTGTTTTCAAACTCCTCTATAATTGACTGGactgacaagtactttttagtttttgttgttgtaaatgAAACACTTGTTAAATCCTACAGTAAAACATTGATGCATCAGAAATACTTTTTTGTGCCACATTGTTTCATTGGATGAAATGAGTGTTTCATCTACAAGTTGATTCCATAAAATCACCTTGTAGATGAAACACTAAGTTGCCTTTGTGTCATCCTGAATGAGTTTTTGTCTATTTATCCAAAATAGTCATCTGacctgtgtttatttgaaagaaaataacCCATTACAAACATCACTTCGGTAATAAGAGGGCCAAAGGTGCACCTAAGCTGATTTATCTAAACTTCAGATGACCCAGATGCCTTTAAATCTACTGTACTTGGAACTAAGCTTTTCTCCTCCAAATTGGATTgatttttgtctgtcttttatCCAACATACCCTTTGCTCTGTGGGAGAACACCTTTTATTGGTGAGTTATGTCAGCACTTGaattgttaaataaaacatgatgcaaGGTTTGTCTCTGATGAAGCCAAGCTCATAATTGACTTATGTGATACAGCCTTTATTACTACTACTCTTTCCCAAAGGATCAAAATGCTGATTGGGGTTTTCTTTGCCCTGtctgaaaataatcaaatgaaaataatttaagatttgtgttttttttcttaacattgATTGACCTTGTCAAAAGAACTTTTTTGGTAAGTCACATCagctgttatattttttgctgAAATATCAAAGATTAGTGTGAAAAGATGTTAACACTGATGTTATGTAGCTTTTACTTTCACTAATGCAGTCTTTTTTCAGAGTATAAAACTTGAAACAGACTTTAGGAGCTGTCTTTGTCTTAAAATGAGACTTTTAAAGGAAATAACCATGTAATAGTGACAGCAAAGTAAGTAGTAGGATATGGGTGTGTATTACTCTATTTCTCCCCATTGTTCTCTAACCACAACATTACATTCAGGATAATTATCAAATTGAATACAGCTCTGTTGTTTGAAAAAACTAGGAAAATTATTAACATTTCTGATTTCATATCTAGTGTTGGTCTTCACACTCCTTATGGTTttattatgttgtttttctctctccaagGTTTGTGCTGAGTTCCATCGCATCACAAACATAAACCTTCGGAACCAGTTCTATTCAGAGCTTACCAGCACATACCACGACTTCTGGCGGCTCACAGACAGAAAGCAGGACGCACTGGCAAGACATCTGAAGCGCTGCCCAACATTTAACGCTGTATGATCAAGTAAGTAATATATGAAATAGGTCTTGTTCAATCTGCAAGGGATAGCGAAGACAGAATTTCACAATATTGCTGTTGGGCTAATTAATCACCACAAGTTACGTTCATTTAAGGTAACCAAAGTCAGTTTCTGTGACAGCTTTGACACAAAGAAGGCCAGTCCTACACTGGAGTGTAAATTCTGTCTGTTCCTTCACTAAGTAGTAATAGTAACAGAAATCCAATGGATCAGGATCTGCACTTAGTGTACATTTTTCTTGTCCGTCCAGCAATGATATTGACATCAAATGCACCACAGCTCTTTGGGCCCTCTCAGCTTACCTATGTGAGATGACCCAGATTTCTACAAACCTGTAATGTAAGTAATCTGTACTAATAGACTCGCTGGAATCAACTAATCTTTATTAAAAATGAGAATGCTATAACGATCCACAGTTATGTTATACTCTTAACATCATCATTGATCATCATCTTTTAATGTTCCTTGAAGTACCATTTAATAAGCAATacaaaaagacatttttaaaggcCTTCCAAGCAGTTTGCTGAGGCTGAGTGCTTAATGTGAGGCAGCCATTAGGTTTTACACTTCATGTTCTTATAGGGCAAATAAGGTTTATCTGTTGATCATCTTATATATTATCTCTgctctgcaggactgagagatacagaaaatcattcatccctgcagccattaggcttcatgactctctagccaatgggagatgagctaaCAGACACCTGAATgacttgtttttatgtgatttttatcaaTTTATCTGccaaacaactgaatttcccttagggattaataaagtaccttcattctattctatttttttttttggcaagcTGGCCACAGTGTGTCTCCATTATTGTCCTCAGAGTAGACTTCCTTCAGTTCATTTCACTGTCTATAGTAGTAGAAGTACCTAATGGTAAATGCCACATGACCAGCCTGTGCCTTTTTTATGAGCACTGTGCTTATAGATTGTTTCCATAGGGAGTGCTGTGTAGGGTTGcgaaattcccagaattttcaaagttggaaactttccatgagaattaaaaggaatttatgggaataaacgggaataaagcCGGAAttcactaaattgaaggttggctcttaataggggacttaaatatagttggggaaaatatattttagcataatcctattcctgactaaaacaaccagatttcatcaagtacagttcaatatctctgctattcctctcatgcacatagcacactgcttactgcaggtgTCTtcagaccacgccccctacatgcactgtgcattcctccatcacatgaagcacagaggatttctagaatcctgcagaggctaggcttgagaagcttgagggaagatgctttttgatttgcatgttgaatgggactttgttggagggagagcggctcttatcatttaacattttgaatgggactttgttgggattgcatttttgttaatttttgaatgggttgggtcggggggatgagtaatatttaactaaacattcatgtttttgttcttgaaatgaaagaattgattgttcaataaaatatttaacacttgataaagttctacttacaaatcaatctgttttaattgtattattttggatggatgtctgcttataacaaaacaaatatttatgctcggATAtaatacctttccattaaattaccctcaattcacagttaattcccattaattccaactcattcccattaattcccataatttccaatttggaatatttccaaaatcccCCAGCTTAACTTGTCATGGAAATTTAACGGAAACTTTCCAGCCCTGTGCAACCCTAATGCTGTGAGCATCTTACAAACGTCTACGAAGTGTCTCTgcactgaacatttttaaaaggaggCCATGTCCAGCATGCATTAAGCTGAACAGAGCAGGTTTACTTGGATTAGAAGTCAGACACTAGAATGACATAAagccttctgttttttttcacattataaTCCCCATGTACCAATGTGTAAAATCATGTGAACAACTGTATGTCAGATTATATGGATGAGAAGCTCCAGAAACACATCTTGAATCAGCACCAGTCTCAACTGATCTTTTAACTATTTACTTTGTCAGTAGGTTACAACACAACAATGTAGGACATGATTAACATACAAACATGTGATCTCGCAATTCCCGTGTGACCTTGCAATTCTTGCCCCCTTGCTTTGCGTTACAGTGGGAGGGCACATGCCATCAGattgaaagaaactgtgatgtTGATGGATCAGGTGGAGTCTATGAGTAAAGGTCTTTATCTATTAAGTTTTACTGTTAAGAAAAAATGAGAGCTTTGTTCTCACAAATATAGTGCCGTTTGCCAAGACAGACAATGTCATCCCAGGAATTCATCCAGTCTTTTTGTTCAATGCTCCTTGGTGGGATTATGGCAACACAGTCCTGTCCCGCATGGTCTTTGTCCCAGGAGGCCACAGCATTGTTTGGCTCCTTAGGCCGCCAATACTTCATATCTGGCTTGACTTTGAGGCCATTAACCCACATGAAACTGCCATCCCTCACCATGTCCTGCAACCCGATCCATACTGAATGCAATCGTACTTGAGGATGCTGTTGTACAAACTGATGAGTCATGTTGGTGATGAATGCCTGGTCTGCAGGATTCAAAACAACAGCCAGGTCACCTCCATCAACAGAACACTGCCTACGAGCATCCTCCCAGTTTCTTTGTGTTGGAGACAGGTAGAAGCAGCGGGCATTATGCTCGGTCCAGTCAGGGGGGCAGCGTGTACACTGCAGCGTGCTTTTGTTGCAAAATGTCCACAGGAAAGATAGTTTGTCTGACATCAGGATTGAacctttctgtttattttctgcCCTCAGCTGAAGTGTGATTTGCTGTTCATTAGTAAACAGCTGCTGGagcttgtttttctcctcttccaaAAACTTGTTCTCCACTTGTAGCTCTGATTTTTCCTGTAACGCTTTGTTGAGGAGCAGGCTCAGCttggacttttctttctctgtgtcatccaggagcaggctcagcttggacttttctttctctgtgtcatccaggagcaggctcagcttggtcttttctttctctgtgtcatccaggagcaggctcagcttggacttttctttctctgtgtcatccaggagcaggctcagcttggtcttttctttctctgtgtcatcCAGGAGCAGGCTCAGCTgggacttttctttctctgtgtcatcaaggagcaggctcagcttggtcttttctttctctgtgtcatccaggagcaggctcagcttggacttttctttctctgtgtcatccaggagcaggctcagcttggtcttttctttctctgtgtcatcCAGGAGCAGGCTCAGCTgggacttttctttctctgtgtcatcaaggagcaggctcagcttggtcttttctttctctgtgtcatccaggagcaggctcagcttggacttttctttctctgtgttgtttaggagcaggctcagcttggacttttctttctctgtgtcatccaggagcaggctcagcttggacttttctttctctgtgttgtttaggagcaggctcagcttggacttttctttctctgtgtcatcCAGGAGCAGGCTCAGCTgggacttttctttctctgtgttgtttaggagcaggctcagcttggacttttctttctctgtgttgtttaggagcaggctcagcttggacttttctttctctgtgttgtttaggAGCAGGCTCAGCTgggacttttctttctctgtgttgtttaggagcaggctcagcttggtcttttctttctctgtgtcat from Notolabrus celidotus isolate fNotCel1 chromosome 3, fNotCel1.pri, whole genome shotgun sequence carries:
- the LOC117809627 gene encoding paramyosin-like → MTDPKDIHLSFPSENLEEEMAPISPVQDEKEKKDIQDHFIQRLRSNWQTIILMVMLLILTFVTVTLSIEFARLQKENNQINRLLKANQQNSTSPCGGLKVKDNFTFIPTYNNNVSLLFNKTYLSLLLVNAEQEESKLSLLLNNTEKEKSKLSLLLNNTEKEKTKLSLLLNNTEKEKSKLSLLLNNTEKEKTKLSLLLEDTEKEKSKLSLLLNNTEKEKTKLSLLLNNTEKEKSKLSLLLNNTEKEKSKLSLLLNNTEKEKSKLSLLLDDIEKEKTKLSLLLNNTEKEKSKLSLLLDDTEKEKTKLSLLLDDTEKEKTKLSLLLNNTEKEKSQLSLLLNNTEKEKSKLSLLLNNTEKEKSKLSLLLNNTEKEKSQLSLLLDDTEKEKSKLSLLLNNTEKEKSKLSLLLDDTEKEKSKLSLLLNNTEKEKSKLSLLLDDTEKEKTKLSLLLDDTEKEKSQLSLLLDDTEKEKTKLSLLLDDTEKEKSKLSLLLDDTEKEKTKLSLLLDDTEKEKSQLSLLLDDTEKEKTKLSLLLDDTEKEKSKLSLLLDDTEKEKTKLSLLLDDTEKEKSKLSLLLDDTEKEKSKLSLLLNKALQEKSELQVENKFLEEEKNKLQQLFTNEQQITLQLRAENKQKGSILMSDKLSFLWTFCNKSTLQCTRCPPDWTEHNARCFYLSPTQRNWEDARRQCSVDGGDLAVVLNPADQAFITNMTHQFVQQHPQVRLHSVWIGLQDMVRDGSFMWVNGLKVKPDMKYWRPKEPNNAVASWDKDHAGQDCVAIIPPRSIEQKDWMNSWDDIVCLGKRHYICENKALIFS